A section of the Pimelobacter simplex genome encodes:
- a CDS encoding fructosamine kinase family protein, producing the protein MARQPVVAGRAEQLLGSAVVATAPVAGGDISTAVKLRLSNGRTAFLKTLTNAPPRFFATEAAGLRWLADGADDGGVATPEVLAVDDDCLILEWVEAGRPHAEGAGRFGRALAATHARGADAFGAPDDGYIGRLPLPNRTLPTWAEFYAERRIAPYLKVLRDKGIVSAEDAATVEAAVARGAAVVPDEAPARLHGDLWNGNVIWTNDDRAVVVDPAAYGGHREVDLAMLALFGLPQLPQVMAAYDEAAPLADGWEERLGFHQLFPLLVHACLFGGQYGARAAKVAQRYL; encoded by the coding sequence ATGGCGCGGCAGCCGGTCGTCGCCGGTAGGGCCGAACAGCTGCTCGGCTCGGCCGTGGTGGCGACCGCGCCCGTGGCCGGCGGCGACATCTCGACGGCGGTCAAGCTGCGGCTGTCCAACGGCCGGACCGCCTTCCTCAAGACGCTCACCAATGCACCGCCGCGGTTCTTCGCGACCGAGGCCGCCGGCCTGCGCTGGCTCGCCGACGGCGCCGACGACGGCGGGGTCGCGACCCCCGAGGTCCTCGCCGTCGACGACGACTGCCTGATCCTGGAGTGGGTCGAGGCAGGGCGCCCCCACGCCGAGGGAGCCGGACGCTTCGGCCGCGCCCTCGCGGCCACCCACGCCCGCGGCGCCGACGCCTTCGGCGCTCCCGACGACGGCTACATCGGCCGGCTGCCCCTGCCCAACCGGACGCTGCCGACCTGGGCCGAGTTCTACGCCGAGCGGCGGATCGCGCCCTACCTCAAGGTGCTGCGCGACAAGGGGATCGTCTCGGCCGAGGACGCCGCCACCGTCGAGGCGGCGGTCGCGCGCGGCGCGGCCGTCGTACCGGACGAGGCGCCCGCGCGCCTGCACGGCGACCTCTGGAACGGCAACGTCATCTGGACCAACGACGACCGTGCCGTCGTCGTCGACCCGGCCGCCTACGGCGGGCACCGCGAGGTCGACCTGGCGATGCTGGCGCTCTTCGGACTCCCCCAGCTGCCCCAGGTGATGGCGGCCTACGACGAGGCCGCCCCGCTCGCCGATGGCTGGGAGGAGCGGCTCGGGTTCCACCAGCTGTTCCCGCTCCTCGTGCACGCCTGCCTGTTCGGGGGCCAGTACGGCGCCCGCGCGGCCAAGGTCGCCCAGCGCTACCTCTGA
- a CDS encoding response regulator transcription factor, producing MSSRSPVPHRVLVVDDDRAVRESLRRSLAFNGYDVHLAGDGAEALAGIGAVAPDVVVMDVMMPKLDGLEATRALRAAGNDIPILVLTARDAVGDRVEGLDAGADDYLTKPFALEELLARLRALLRRVTPIEDGAEEEVLSFADLTMNVTTREVRRGTRLIELTRTEFTLLEMFLRRPRRVLDRSFILEEVWGYDFPTTANSLEVYVGYLRRKTEAEGETRLIHTVRGIGYVLRATES from the coding sequence GTGTCCAGCCGCTCCCCCGTGCCCCACCGCGTCCTCGTCGTCGACGACGACCGTGCCGTGCGCGAGTCGCTGCGGCGCTCCCTCGCCTTCAACGGGTACGACGTGCACCTGGCCGGCGACGGCGCCGAGGCGCTGGCCGGCATCGGGGCCGTGGCCCCCGACGTGGTCGTGATGGACGTGATGATGCCCAAGCTCGACGGGCTCGAGGCGACCCGCGCGCTGCGGGCCGCGGGCAACGACATCCCGATCCTGGTGCTGACCGCGCGCGACGCCGTCGGCGACCGGGTCGAGGGCCTCGACGCCGGCGCCGACGACTACCTGACCAAGCCCTTCGCGCTCGAGGAGCTGCTGGCCCGGCTGCGCGCGCTGCTGCGCCGGGTGACGCCCATCGAGGACGGCGCCGAGGAGGAGGTCCTCTCCTTCGCCGACCTCACCATGAACGTCACCACCCGCGAGGTCCGCCGCGGCACCCGCCTCATCGAGCTGACCCGGACCGAGTTCACCCTGCTCGAGATGTTCCTGCGCCGGCCCCGGCGGGTGCTCGACCGCAGCTTCATCCTCGAGGAGGTGTGGGGCTACGACTTCCCCACCACCGCCAACTCCCTCGAGGTCTACGTCGGCTACCTGCGCCGCAAGACCGAGGCCGAGGGCGAGACGCGCCTGATCCACACCGTCCGCGGCATCGGGTACGTCCTGCGCGCGACCGAGTCATGA
- a CDS encoding sensor histidine kinase — MTGWGLAVGPGVDGRWHYRRSLASRVIWLTTIAVAMSVALVAVGAYITARVQMQQALDDALVSRAQSAAKSDTLLKAGAAGVPPWALGAGDVRIAFLYFEGTRVILDRGPDIEFGEAELAVAQGERSESLRTILIAGARYRMVAVPVRSKAGLALIIAQPLADQDRTLARLGWVTLAFGIFGVLAAGLGGWAVASNGLRPVRRLSASVEEIARTEDFTPLPVEGDDEVARLSTAFNHLLIALDASRVRQRQLVADASHELRTPLTALRTNIDLLTMTARGDGGLEGLPPEARDELLDDVRAQIEELTTLIGDLTELARDEPIPIQVEPVDLADVVDHAVQRVRRRAPGITFEVFTRSWWVIGEDAELERAVTNLLDNAAKWSPEGGQVDVRLSDGVLTVDDQGPGIAENDRASIFDRFWRSPDARTMPGSGLGLAIVRQVAERHSGSVHATANASGGARLVLRIPGREKNPHVTT; from the coding sequence ATGACCGGCTGGGGTCTCGCGGTCGGCCCCGGCGTCGACGGCCGCTGGCACTACCGCCGCTCCCTCGCGAGCCGGGTCATCTGGCTGACCACCATCGCGGTCGCGATGTCGGTGGCACTGGTCGCGGTCGGCGCCTACATCACCGCGCGGGTCCAGATGCAGCAGGCGCTGGACGACGCGCTGGTCTCGCGGGCCCAGAGCGCGGCCAAGTCCGACACCCTGCTCAAGGCCGGCGCCGCCGGGGTTCCTCCCTGGGCGCTGGGCGCCGGCGACGTCCGGATCGCGTTCCTCTACTTCGAGGGCACGCGGGTGATCCTCGACCGCGGCCCGGACATCGAGTTCGGCGAGGCGGAGCTGGCGGTCGCGCAGGGCGAGCGGTCCGAGAGCCTGCGCACCATCCTCATCGCGGGCGCGCGCTACCGGATGGTCGCCGTCCCGGTCCGGAGCAAGGCCGGCCTCGCGCTGATCATCGCCCAGCCCCTGGCCGACCAGGACCGCACGCTCGCCCGGCTCGGCTGGGTGACGCTCGCGTTCGGCATCTTCGGCGTCCTCGCGGCCGGCCTCGGCGGTTGGGCGGTCGCGAGCAACGGCCTGCGCCCGGTCCGCCGGCTCAGCGCCTCGGTCGAGGAGATCGCCCGCACCGAGGACTTCACCCCCCTGCCCGTCGAGGGCGACGACGAGGTCGCCCGCCTCTCGACCGCCTTCAACCACCTCCTCATCGCGCTCGACGCCAGCCGGGTCCGACAACGCCAGCTCGTGGCCGACGCCAGCCACGAGCTCCGGACGCCGCTGACGGCGCTGCGCACCAACATCGACCTGCTCACCATGACCGCGCGCGGGGACGGCGGGCTCGAGGGCCTGCCGCCCGAGGCGCGCGACGAGCTCCTGGACGACGTCCGTGCCCAGATCGAGGAGCTCACCACGCTCATCGGCGACCTCACCGAGCTCGCCCGCGACGAGCCGATCCCGATCCAGGTCGAGCCGGTCGACCTCGCCGACGTCGTCGACCACGCCGTCCAGCGCGTACGCCGGCGAGCGCCCGGCATCACCTTCGAGGTCTTCACCCGCTCCTGGTGGGTGATCGGCGAGGACGCCGAGTTGGAGCGGGCGGTGACCAACCTGCTCGACAACGCCGCCAAGTGGAGCCCCGAGGGCGGGCAGGTCGACGTACGCCTCAGCGACGGGGTGCTCACCGTCGACGACCAGGGCCCCGGCATCGCCGAGAACGACCGGGCGAGCATCTTCGACCGGTTCTGGCGCTCGCCGGACGCCCGGACGATGCCCGGCTCGGGCCTCGGCCTGGCCATCGTGCGCCAGGTCGCCGAGCGCCACTCCGGCTCGGTCCACGCCACCGCCAACGCCAGTGGCGGAGCACGCCTCGTGCTCCGCATCCCCGGACGGGAGAAGAACCCCCATGTCACGACGTAG
- a CDS encoding pyridoxamine 5'-phosphate oxidase family protein, whose protein sequence is MDTLNLAERYAAPPIAWSEVTGLVDAGYAQATVDAGPGRHTCWLTSLNADGSPHTNAVGGLWRDASFWFVTGLSTRRGRNLARDPRCTLALSLRELDLVVEGRAALVTDPADLTELAALWNAEGWPCELDPTAEPGPALTAPFSAQSAGGPPWHVFRLVAASAHAVQTVEPHGATRWRF, encoded by the coding sequence ATGGACACCCTGAACCTCGCGGAGCGCTACGCCGCGCCGCCGATCGCCTGGTCCGAGGTCACCGGCCTGGTGGACGCGGGCTACGCCCAGGCCACGGTGGACGCCGGCCCCGGCCGGCACACCTGCTGGCTGACCAGCCTCAACGCCGACGGGAGCCCGCACACCAACGCGGTGGGCGGCCTGTGGCGCGATGCTTCCTTCTGGTTCGTCACCGGGCTGAGCACGCGCCGCGGGCGCAACCTCGCGCGTGACCCGCGCTGCACCCTGGCGCTGAGCCTGCGCGAGCTCGACCTCGTCGTCGAGGGTCGCGCCGCGCTGGTCACCGACCCTGCCGACCTGACCGAGCTGGCCGCGCTCTGGAACGCCGAGGGCTGGCCGTGCGAGCTCGACCCCACCGCCGAGCCCGGCCCGGCGCTCACCGCGCCCTTCAGCGCACAGTCGGCGGGCGGACCGCCGTGGCACGTGTTCCGGCTCGTCGCGGCGTCGGCGCACGCCGTGCAGACGGTGGAGCCGCACGGCGCGACGCGCTGGCGGTTCTAG
- a CDS encoding anthranilate synthase component I family protein, translating into MVTQGDPAEAFARIQARHDRCVWLDGGGARDWSRRRSILGWLDDDDVSLTYDAARREVTRHAGGRAEVVGDDPFAVLEAELAAGSPTDQWFGYFGYAARADLPATPDPDLPDAVWLRPSHLREYEHPITPPATSLGAGGAPPPVATPAAYAAAFATVQEHLHAGNSYEVNLTYRTRASSPLSPAAAYLRLRALNPAPYAGFLQHDVAGARAWLLSSSPERYALVTDDRTLETKPIKGTTARGATPAEDAEARERLASDPKFRAENLMIVDLLRNDLATVCDVGTVAVPALMEVESYASVHQLVSTVRGRLRDDVTTVGALRALFPAGSMTGAPKLRTMEIIEEVEASPRGAYSGAFGWISGDGRADLGVIIRSLVTAGGCDEYVLGTGGGITVASDLDEEHAETEWKAARLLQAINP; encoded by the coding sequence ATGGTGACCCAGGGCGACCCCGCCGAGGCGTTCGCCCGGATCCAGGCTCGGCACGACCGCTGCGTGTGGCTCGACGGTGGGGGTGCGCGGGACTGGTCGCGGCGCCGGTCGATCCTCGGCTGGCTCGACGACGACGACGTCTCGCTGACCTACGACGCCGCGCGGCGCGAGGTCACCCGGCACGCCGGGGGGCGGGCGGAGGTCGTCGGCGACGACCCGTTCGCCGTGCTGGAGGCCGAGCTCGCGGCCGGGAGCCCGACCGACCAGTGGTTCGGCTACTTCGGGTACGCCGCCCGCGCCGACCTCCCCGCCACGCCCGACCCGGACCTGCCGGACGCCGTGTGGTTGCGGCCCTCGCACCTGCGCGAGTACGAGCACCCGATCACCCCGCCCGCGACCAGCCTGGGGGCGGGGGGTGCGCCGCCACCGGTGGCCACGCCCGCGGCCTACGCCGCGGCGTTCGCGACGGTCCAGGAGCACCTGCACGCCGGCAACTCCTACGAGGTCAACCTGACCTACCGGACCCGGGCGAGCAGCCCGCTCAGCCCCGCGGCGGCGTACCTGCGGCTGCGGGCGCTCAACCCGGCGCCCTATGCGGGCTTCCTCCAGCACGACGTCGCGGGCGCCCGGGCCTGGCTGCTCAGCTCGTCGCCGGAGCGCTACGCCCTCGTCACCGACGACCGCACGCTGGAGACCAAGCCGATCAAGGGCACCACCGCGCGCGGCGCCACGCCGGCCGAGGACGCCGAGGCGCGCGAGCGGCTCGCGAGCGACCCGAAGTTCCGGGCCGAGAACCTGATGATCGTCGACCTGCTCCGCAACGACCTCGCGACGGTGTGCGACGTCGGGACGGTCGCCGTACCGGCGCTGATGGAGGTGGAGTCCTACGCCTCGGTCCACCAGCTCGTCTCGACGGTGCGCGGCCGGCTGCGCGACGACGTCACGACCGTCGGGGCGCTGCGCGCGCTCTTCCCGGCCGGATCGATGACGGGAGCGCCCAAGCTGCGCACGATGGAGATCATCGAGGAGGTCGAGGCGAGCCCGCGCGGGGCCTACTCCGGCGCGTTCGGCTGGATCTCCGGCGACGGCCGGGCCGACCTCGGCGTCATCATCCGGTCACTGGTGACGGCGGGCGGCTGCGACGAGTACGTGCTCGGCACCGGCGGCGGGATCACCGTCGCCAGCGACCTCGACGAGGAGCACGCCGAGACCGAGTGGAAGGCCGCCCGGCTGCTCCAGGCGATCAACCCCTAG
- a CDS encoding anthranilate synthase component II has product MSAPDVVVVDHHDSYTWNLVHLVAGVTGVLPTVVQHDEVAADDVLSHAYVVLSPGPGHPDDERDFAVGRAALAAGTRPVLGVCLGMQGIVTTYGGRVARVAPGHGVSARVRHDGTGLFAGVPSPFEAIRYHSLAAVELPASLRATAVDERSGLTMGVEHVTLPIMGVQFHPESVLTEHGARLVENFLGRW; this is encoded by the coding sequence TTGAGCGCGCCGGACGTGGTGGTCGTCGACCACCACGACTCCTACACCTGGAACCTGGTGCACCTGGTCGCGGGCGTCACCGGCGTGCTGCCGACCGTCGTCCAGCACGACGAGGTCGCCGCGGACGACGTCCTGAGCCACGCGTATGTCGTCCTCTCGCCCGGCCCCGGTCACCCTGACGACGAGCGCGACTTCGCCGTCGGCCGGGCGGCGCTGGCCGCCGGGACCCGGCCGGTGCTGGGGGTCTGCCTGGGCATGCAAGGCATCGTCACCACGTACGGCGGCCGGGTCGCCCGCGTCGCGCCCGGCCACGGCGTCAGTGCCCGGGTCCGGCACGACGGGACGGGGCTGTTCGCGGGGGTGCCGTCGCCGTTCGAGGCGATCCGCTACCACTCGCTGGCGGCGGTCGAGCTGCCCGCGAGCCTGCGGGCGACGGCGGTCGACGAGCGCAGTGGGTTGACCATGGGCGTGGAACACGTGACGCTGCCGATCATGGGCGTGCAGTTCCACCCCGAGTCGGTGCTCACCGAGCACGGCGCTCGCCTCGTCGAGAACTTCCTCGGCCGATGGTGA
- a CDS encoding anthranilate synthase family protein: protein MSDQPSTPLTAREAITAVQGHEAWAIIRRSTRAGDRDTVGVLGGTRSIVESIMDIPLETGVPEPGHICDRLVAVPFRQVSERGFDAHDDGTPLVVVDVQEEHEFSVADVVAAIDEVPVEFTERGGFETSDEEYAKIVASIIDEEIGQGEGANLVVGRNYRAVVADWSAEVALTVYRRLLERERGAYWTFVFFTGDRFLIGASPERHVSVHGGDVRMNPISGTFHLRPPAGDTRSTEARMREFLRDEKEIYELFMVVDEELKMMCDICTEGGQVLGPFLKPMTHLIHTEYLLAGRTTRDVREVLRDTMYAATVTGSPVENACRLIKQYEPEGRGYYASALALFGRDADGAPVVDSPIVIRTADVALDGSLKVTAGATLVRDSDPAYEVAETHAKAGGILSAFGLVPPAPIPTTDVATLVADEEVLIALNSRNNRLSGFWLADQAGTPSDPRLAGKSAVILDGEDDFVNMLRHMLARMGMTSAVVRHEDYADGVLDGYDLVIVGPGPGDPRDDADPKMAQLRAAVSWLLAHEKPFVAVCLGHQALCHQLGIPLAYKDIVFQGTQASVLLGGRPEKVGFYNTFVGRVAPGDELPPGVSVDADATTGDVDALAGPHYRGVQFHAESILTERGFDIVHDLVSAVLL, encoded by the coding sequence ATGTCTGATCAGCCCAGCACCCCCCTCACCGCCCGGGAAGCCATCACGGCCGTCCAGGGGCACGAGGCCTGGGCGATCATCCGGCGCTCCACCCGGGCGGGCGACCGCGACACCGTCGGCGTCCTCGGCGGCACCCGCAGCATCGTCGAGTCGATCATGGACATCCCGCTCGAGACGGGGGTTCCGGAGCCGGGGCACATCTGCGACCGGCTGGTCGCCGTACCTTTCCGGCAGGTGTCCGAGCGCGGCTTCGACGCTCACGACGACGGTACGCCGCTCGTCGTCGTCGACGTCCAGGAGGAGCACGAGTTCTCCGTGGCCGACGTGGTCGCGGCGATCGACGAGGTCCCCGTCGAGTTCACCGAGCGTGGCGGCTTCGAGACCTCCGACGAGGAGTACGCCAAGATCGTCGCCTCGATCATCGACGAGGAGATCGGCCAGGGCGAGGGGGCGAACCTCGTCGTCGGCCGCAACTACCGCGCGGTGGTCGCCGACTGGAGCGCCGAGGTCGCGCTCACCGTCTACCGCCGGCTGCTCGAGCGCGAGCGCGGGGCGTACTGGACGTTCGTCTTCTTCACCGGCGACCGCTTCCTCATCGGCGCCTCGCCCGAGCGGCACGTCTCGGTGCACGGCGGCGACGTGCGGATGAACCCGATCTCCGGCACCTTCCACCTGCGCCCGCCCGCCGGCGACACCCGCAGCACCGAGGCGCGGATGCGCGAGTTCCTGCGCGACGAGAAGGAGATCTACGAGCTCTTCATGGTCGTCGACGAAGAGCTCAAGATGATGTGCGACATCTGCACCGAGGGCGGCCAGGTGCTCGGGCCGTTCCTCAAGCCGATGACCCACCTCATCCACACCGAGTACCTCCTCGCCGGTCGCACCACCCGCGACGTGCGCGAGGTCCTGCGCGACACCATGTACGCCGCCACGGTCACCGGCTCGCCCGTCGAGAACGCCTGCCGGCTCATCAAGCAGTACGAACCCGAGGGCCGCGGCTACTACGCCTCCGCGCTCGCCCTCTTCGGCCGCGACGCCGACGGCGCCCCCGTCGTCGACAGCCCGATCGTCATCCGTACCGCCGACGTCGCGCTCGACGGCAGCCTCAAGGTCACCGCGGGCGCCACCCTGGTGCGCGACTCGGACCCGGCGTACGAGGTGGCGGAGACGCACGCCAAGGCCGGCGGCATCCTCTCCGCCTTCGGCCTGGTGCCGCCCGCGCCGATCCCGACCACCGACGTCGCGACCCTCGTCGCCGACGAAGAGGTCCTCATCGCCCTCAACAGCCGCAACAACCGGCTCTCCGGCTTCTGGCTCGCCGACCAGGCGGGCACGCCGTCCGACCCGCGCCTGGCGGGCAAGAGCGCGGTCATCCTCGACGGCGAGGACGACTTCGTGAACATGCTGCGCCACATGCTCGCGCGGATGGGCATGACCAGCGCCGTCGTACGGCACGAGGACTATGCCGACGGCGTCCTCGACGGCTACGACCTCGTCATCGTCGGTCCCGGCCCGGGCGACCCCCGCGACGACGCCGACCCCAAGATGGCCCAGCTGCGCGCCGCCGTCTCCTGGCTGCTGGCCCACGAGAAGCCGTTCGTCGCGGTCTGCCTCGGCCACCAGGCGCTGTGCCACCAGCTCGGCATCCCGCTCGCCTACAAGGACATCGTCTTCCAGGGCACCCAGGCCTCGGTGCTGCTCGGTGGCCGCCCCGAGAAGGTCGGCTTCTACAACACCTTCGTCGGCCGGGTCGCGCCCGGCGACGAGCTGCCGCCCGGCGTGAGCGTCGACGCCGACGCGACCACCGGTGACGTGGACGCCCTCGCGGGCCCGCACTACCGGGGCGTGCAGTTCCACGCCGAGTCGATCCTCACCGAGCGGGGCTTCGACATCGTGCACGACCTGGTGTCCGCCGTCCTGCTGTGA